The proteins below come from a single Xiphophorus hellerii strain 12219 chromosome 14, Xiphophorus_hellerii-4.1, whole genome shotgun sequence genomic window:
- the shbg gene encoding sex hormone-binding globulin gives MLGGLGGRRMAAFWKAVAGGLLLAVCLMGWRVDGQGNGKKKVSGDSIIYLGQERNPWRPLIRTTANLTEIRSIKSTFQFRTFDPEGAIFYGDTKNGEDWFVLSLKEGFPLMQISKEDVQVSVTGGPKLNDGKWHTLDVSNQGKFVILEVDGQPGLVVGMHSKQTKEVISGQLRLALGGILTSKDNLIVEFEPQMDGCVRKGHWLNLSMPWEADADELWLCHQNIQPGSFFAGEGFTIFNTSVFQTRKGLGFRVEFWGDFTQMEGTILSMMSSQGELLAVLEANNNTNEIHFTIRKQKHILTNAMKQLGITFSENVVEVVKFLDEANVEMFSYDPLSAAEYLTELREGRLAIGGLLGGVKDMVGSNFLRGCLEKIKIQLEDVDLDSAIKDMSASSHSCPV, from the exons ATGCTGGGAGGCCTGGGAGGCAGAAGGATGGCAGCGTTTTGGAAAGCAGTGGCAGGTGGATTGCTCTTAGCTGTCTGCCTCATGGGATGGAGAGTTGATGGACAGGGGAACGGTAAA AAAAAGGTATCTGGGGATTCAATCATCTACCTCGGCCAGGAGAGAAACCCCTGGAGGCCGCTGATCCGCACCACAGCCAACCTCACAGAGATCCGCAG CATCAAGTCCACCTTTCAGTTCCGGACCTTTGACCCCGAAGGAGCGATTTTCTACGGAGACACCAAAAATGGAGAGGACTGGTTTGTTTTGTCCCTGAAAGAAGGGTTCCCCCTCATGCAGATCAGCAAAGAAGATGTACAAGTCAGCGTGACAGGGGGTCCAAAGCTCAACGACGGGAAGTGGCACACG TTGGATGTGAGCAACCAGGGAAAGTTTGTCATTCTGGAGGTGGACGGCCAACCTGGACTGGTGGTGGGAATGCACTCCAAACAGACAAAGGAGGTCATTTCTGGGCAACTTCGATTGGCCCTTGGTGGGATCCTGACCAGCAAGGACAATTTGATCGTTGAG TTTGAGCCACAGATGGACGGCTGCGTGCGCAAAGGCCACTGGCTAAACCTCAGCATGCCCTGGGAGGCGGACGCTGACGAGCTCTGGCTCTGCCATCAGAACATCCAACCTGGCAGCTTTTTCGCTGGCGAAGGATTCACCATTTTCAACACCTCAG TTTTCCAAACACGCAAAGGTCTTGGCTTCAGAGTTGAATTTTGGGGGGACTTCACTCAGATGGAGGGAACCATTCTGAGCATGATGTCCTCACAAGGAGAGCTGCTGGCAGTCCTGGAAGCCAATAATAACACGAAT GAGATTCATTTCACCATCAGgaagcaaaaacacattctgacTAACGCTATGAAGCAGCTGGGGATTACTTTTTCTGAGAATGTGGTGGAAGTGGTTAAATTTTTAGATGAAGcaaatgtagaaatgttttcttatgaTCCGTTGAGTGCCGCCGAATATCTGACGGAGCTGAGAGAGGGGCGTCTCGCCATTGGAGGTCTTCTAG GTGGCGTTAAAGATATGGTTGGCTCCAATTTCCTCAGAGGCTGTCTGGAGAAGATCAAAATCCAACTGGAGGATGTGGATCTGGATTCAGCTATCAAAGACATGTCAGCTTCTTCACACAGCTGCCCGGTGTAG